One window of Suricata suricatta isolate VVHF042 chromosome 6, meerkat_22Aug2017_6uvM2_HiC, whole genome shotgun sequence genomic DNA carries:
- the LOC115293853 gene encoding heterogeneous nuclear ribonucleoprotein A1-like, with amino-acid sequence MSKSESPKEPEQLRKLFIGGLSFETTNESLRSHFELWGTLTDCVVMRDPNTKRSRGFGFVTYATVEEVDAAMNPRPHKLDGRVVEPKRAVSREDSQRPGAHLTVKNIFVGGITEDTEEHHLRDDFKQDGKIEVIEIMTDRGSGKKRGFAFVTFDDHDSVDKIVIQKYHTVNGHNCEVRKALSKQEMASASSSQRGRSGSGNFGGGHGGGFGGNDNFGRGGNFSGCGGFGGSRGGGGYGGSGDGYNGFGNDGSNFGGGGNYNDFGNDNNQSSNFGPMKGGNFGGRSSGPYGGGGQQFAKP; translated from the coding sequence ATGTCTAAGTCAGAGTCTCCCAAAGAGCCTGAACAGCTGCGGAAGCTTTTCATCGGAGGTTTGAGCTTTGAAACAACCAATGAGAGTCTGAGGAGCCATTTTGAGCTATGGGGAACGCTTACGGACTGTGTCGTAATGAGAGATCCGAACACCAAGCGCTCCAGAGGCTTTGGGTTTGTCACCTATGCCACTGTGGAGGAGGTGGATGCAGCCATGAATCCAAGGCCACACAAGCTGGATGGAAGAGTTGTAGAACCAAAGAgggctgtctctagagaagattCTCAAAGACCTGGTGCCCACTtaactgtgaaaaatatttttgtcggTGGCATTAcagaagacactgaagaacaTCATCTAAGAGATGATTTTAAACAGGATGGGAAAATTGAAGTGATTGAAATCATGACTGACCGAGGCAGTGGCAAAAAGAGAGGCTTTGCTTTTGTAACATTTGACGACCATGACTCTGTAGACAagattgtcattcaaaaataccatACTGTGAACGGCCACAACTGTGAAGTAAGGAAGGCTCTATCTAAACAAGAGATGGCCAGTGCTTCTTCCAGCCAAAGAGGTCGAAGTGGTTCTGGAAACtttggtggtggtcatggaggtgGTTTTGGTGGGAATGACAACTTTGGTCGTGGAGGAAACTTCAGTGGGTGTGGTGGCTTTGGTGGCAGTCGAGGTGGTGGTGGGtatggtggcagtggggatggctATAACGGATTTGGTAATGATGGAAGCAACTTTGGAGGTGGTGGAAACTATAATGATTTTGGCAACGACAACAATCAATCTTCAAACTTTGGACCCATGAAAGGAGGGaattttggaggcagaagctCTGGCCCCTATGGTGGTGGAGGCCAACAGTTTGCCAAACCATGA